The Seriola aureovittata isolate HTS-2021-v1 ecotype China chromosome 12, ASM2101889v1, whole genome shotgun sequence genome window below encodes:
- the LOC130179494 gene encoding adhesive plaque matrix protein-like — protein sequence MSPSPDATPASTPPKPAQHPWKLPFPQRPWSLHRHKRQANLPTSIYDPRSPYYPYLYYYLMYMRQTPTSAPPTTTAKPDVTTKQPQIKPPAYPYNPYYLYYPYYINYPYYPFPNLPVRTTVPPATTTGPGTMMPTASTTKKPQTPSFPYYPPYFYHPYYPPMGQQFPGNGSEIYYYPIIQHFYGKPPYPSNPKQTTTRPPTPTTKPGDSSPTKAPTTASAPTTASAPTTQTTPCAHKTTTTSSSKYPGPMSPYVPYNQLAFIPYVEYKYNKAGKLPEYQKYMPQAGYKSGPQARAYPGFDHWQPVPWFSHKGQDFPLFENQQPKEV from the coding sequence ATGTCACCAAGTCCTGATGCAACACCTGCTTCAACTCCCCCCAAGCCTGCTCAGCATCCCTGGAAGCTTCCTTTCCCACAGAGGCCCTGGAGCCTGCATCGCCATAAACGACAAGCGAATCTGCCCACTTCCATCTACGATCCTAGAAGTCCATATTATCCCTATTTGTATTACTATTTAATGTATATGAGACAAACCCCTACCAGTGCTCCTCCTACAACTACTGCTAAGCCTGATGTGACTACCAAGCAACCTCAAATTAAGCCTCCTGCATATCCTTACAATCCATACTACCTGTATTACCCTTATTACATTAACTACCCCTATTACCCTTTTCCAAATCTCCCAGTCAGGACCACTGTGCCCCCAGCCACTACCACTGGACCTGGCACTATGATGCCCACAGCCTCAACTACCAAGAAGCCTCAAACACCTTCATTCCCCTATTACCCTCCATATTTTTACCACCCCTACTACCCTCCAATGGGACAACAGTTCCCAGGAAACGGCTCTGAAATTTACTACTACCCAATCATCCAGCATTTCTACGGAAAGCCTCCATACCCATCAAATCCAAAGCAAACAACTACTCGGCCTCCAACCCCAACAACTAAGCCTGGTGACTCCAGCCCTACGAAAGCGCCCACAACTGCCTCAGCTCCCACAACTGCTTCTGCTCCAACTACACAAACTACACCATGTGCCCATAAAACGACGACAACCAGCAGTAGCAAATATCCAGGCCCAATGAGTCCATATGTTCCTTACAACCAGCTCGCCTTCATTCCATATGTtgaatacaaatacaataagGCTGGCAAACTCCCAGAGTACCAAAAATACATGCCTCAAGCTGGTTACAAATCTGGACCACAGGCACGAGCATATCCAGGCTTTGACCACTGGCAACCTGTGCCATGGTTTTCCCACAAAGGACAAGACTTCCCTCTATTTGAAAATCAACAACCTAAAGAAGTCTGA
- the LOC130179495 gene encoding schwannomin-interacting protein 1-like isoform X1 produces MEDFDVDMDEEEEGEVLMRKAKAGHWWEDCGDGNCDIQLQRGGRGCMVNSRSWAEELKDIFAPQVEDCYSGGRSRLSSISAQRNERESIRQKLALGSFYDDEPVIYTSCSKNGPSSRLQGGVNLQVCFVNDSSSDKDSDAEDSRTETSLDTPLSPVSKQSSSLSDRDTAEEDSDPLDDCSGFWRVQRRLQEEARVALALARPMARMQVEVERQIQLHRRSPVADLLPHLPHISEGLMKRNLRRGDMRDMSLGQLQVITNDLHSQIQSLNEELVQLLLMRDELHVEQDAMLVDIEDLTRHAHSHQRHQADKAMSK; encoded by the exons ATGGAGGACTTTGATGTGGACatggatgaggaagaggagggagaagtaCTCATGAGAAAGGCCAAAGCAGGTCACTGGTGGGAGGACTGTGGAGATGGCAACTGTGACAtacagctccagagaggaggaagaggctgcATGGTCAACAGCCGCAGCTGGGCTGAGGAGCTCAAGGATATCTTTGCACCACAGGTTGAAGACTGTTACAGTGGAGGGCGAAGCAGACTCTCCAGCATCTCT GCCCAGAGGAATGAGAGAGAGTCCATCAGGCAGAAACTTGCCCTTGGCAGTTTCTATGACGACGAGCCAGTCATCTACACCAGCTGCAGCAAGAATGGCCCATCCTCCCG gCTGCAGGGCGGTGTGAACCTGCAGGTGTGTTTCGttaatgacagcagcagtgacaaaGACAGCGATGCTGAGGACAGCAGGACAGAGACCAGTCTGGACACACCGCTGTCACCTGTG AGCAAGCAGAGCTCTTCGTTATCAGACCGGGACACGGCGGAAGAGGACTCAGACCCGTTAGATGACTGCAGCGGGTTCTGGCGGGTGCAGCGGCGACTGCAGGAGGAGGCCCGGGTGGCACTAGCTCTAGCTCGACCCATGGCTCGcatgcaggtggaggtggagaggcAGATCCAACTGCACAGACGTTCACCTGTGGCTGACTTG CTTCCCCATTTGCCTCACATCAGCGAGGGTTTGATGAAGAGGAATTTGAGGCGAGGTGACATGAGGGACATGAGTCTCGGACAGCTGCAAGTCATCACAAATGACTTACACTCACAGATTCAGA GTTTAAATGAGGAGCTGGTGCAGTTGCTGCTGATGAGGGATGAGCTTCATGTAGAGCAGGACGCTATGTTGGTGGACATAGAGGACCTCACCAG GCACGCCCACAGCCATCAGCGGCACCAGGCAGACAAAGCTATGTCTAAATAA
- the LOC130179495 gene encoding schwannomin-interacting protein 1-like isoform X2 — protein sequence MVHQEKRVYQAQRNERESIRQKLALGSFYDDEPVIYTSCSKNGPSSRLQGGVNLQVCFVNDSSSDKDSDAEDSRTETSLDTPLSPVSKQSSSLSDRDTAEEDSDPLDDCSGFWRVQRRLQEEARVALALARPMARMQVEVERQIQLHRRSPVADLLPHLPHISEGLMKRNLRRGDMRDMSLGQLQVITNDLHSQIQSLNEELVQLLLMRDELHVEQDAMLVDIEDLTRHAHSHQRHQADKAMSK from the exons ATGGTGCACCAGGAGAAACGCGTTTACCAG GCCCAGAGGAATGAGAGAGAGTCCATCAGGCAGAAACTTGCCCTTGGCAGTTTCTATGACGACGAGCCAGTCATCTACACCAGCTGCAGCAAGAATGGCCCATCCTCCCG gCTGCAGGGCGGTGTGAACCTGCAGGTGTGTTTCGttaatgacagcagcagtgacaaaGACAGCGATGCTGAGGACAGCAGGACAGAGACCAGTCTGGACACACCGCTGTCACCTGTG AGCAAGCAGAGCTCTTCGTTATCAGACCGGGACACGGCGGAAGAGGACTCAGACCCGTTAGATGACTGCAGCGGGTTCTGGCGGGTGCAGCGGCGACTGCAGGAGGAGGCCCGGGTGGCACTAGCTCTAGCTCGACCCATGGCTCGcatgcaggtggaggtggagaggcAGATCCAACTGCACAGACGTTCACCTGTGGCTGACTTG CTTCCCCATTTGCCTCACATCAGCGAGGGTTTGATGAAGAGGAATTTGAGGCGAGGTGACATGAGGGACATGAGTCTCGGACAGCTGCAAGTCATCACAAATGACTTACACTCACAGATTCAGA GTTTAAATGAGGAGCTGGTGCAGTTGCTGCTGATGAGGGATGAGCTTCATGTAGAGCAGGACGCTATGTTGGTGGACATAGAGGACCTCACCAG GCACGCCCACAGCCATCAGCGGCACCAGGCAGACAAAGCTATGTCTAAATAA
- the LOC130179496 gene encoding interleukin-12 subunit alpha-like: MSEFIHNHQESTVLSKMPLIKLYFTPALLLLMLSCPLWQLSQSLPMMRNGPMTDSCVLYGRTLLQNITVALSEKEMFHAINCTEQSVELNMETNTPSVCAPKESTCSGIAKSEFDQESCLTEIEKDLRHYYKFLTAQPDPSKLLDKIVLSSLREFMENCFTWSLSADLTSKQAAVERDSTFEERLNLCKVLKGFHIRTITINRVIGYMNSGEHAK; this comes from the exons ATGTCTGAGTTCATCCACAATCACCAAGAATCAACAGTCTTGTCCAAGATGCCACTCATCAAGCTCT ACTTCACTCCTGCactcctgctgctgatgctCAGCTGTCCTCTGTGGCAGCTCAGCCAGTCTCTGCCGATGATGAGAAATGGACCAATGACCGACTCCTGTGTCTTATACGGACGAACACTTCTACAGAACATCACTGTGGCTCTCTCAGAG AAGGAAATGTTCCATGCAATCAACTGCACCGAGCAGAGTGTGGAGCTGAACATGGAGACTAACACACCATCTGTGTGTGCACCAAAG GAATCAACATGCTCTGGAATCGCTAAATCAGAATTTGATCAG GAGTCATGTCTGACAGAGATTGAGAAGGACCTGCGTCACTACTACAAATTTCTCACAGCCCAGCCGGACCCTTCTAAGTTACTTGACAAAATTGTTCTGTCCAGCCTCAGAGAATTCATGGAG AACTGCTTCACATGGTCTCTGTCCGCAGACTTGACCTCAAAGCAG GCTGCTGTAGAGCGTGATAGCACCTTTGAGGAAAGACTGAACCTCTGCAAAGTGCTGAAGGGATTCCACATCCGCACCATCACAATCAACAGAGTCATTGGATACATGAACTCTGGTGAACACGCTAAATAA
- the LOC130178294 gene encoding zona pellucida sperm-binding protein 3-like, which produces MDRNLQRRSSWWIIVLISVSTLAESRLVYSRGSSTANSRTQTRTHDNIQLREPAVKQQQSAEHSVRPRPVVVKCHPDSMEVVVQADMFDTGLQVDGTHLRLGSDSLAEESACRAFPSGVAEFTIRTNLIDCDTKLSSTKEKIVYSNVLVYSPEASSDGLLRLDGAAIPVECHYEKKYAVDIVSLHPTWVPFVSRISAEDQIDFNLRLMTDDWQFDRGSYSYFLGDPIHFEVSAVIGNHMPLRVYVDYCVATATPDAETTLRYDFIEHYGCLTDAYLTNSMSRFLPRVAEHKLRFKLDAFRFHQEPRNQVYITCYMKAVPVTLTVSSQNRACSLIENRWRSVDGNDQACRSCNISHQVEEPPSTEAPATTISTKAWSTMISQESLVQSGDEQHPATYIRFRPGMQQSQQNKPHQSSARLMKRGADNKAEKTMQLGPLIVLPSSKFVTTPTDAKVVLSPKSNTT; this is translated from the exons ATGGACCGAAACCTGCAAAGACGCTCTTCTTGGTGGATTATCGTCCTTATCTCAGTTTCTACACTCGCAGAAAGCCGGTTAGTGTACAGCCGAGGCTCCAGCACAGCAAACTCACGCACCCAGACCAGGACTCACGATAACATACAGCTCAGAGAGCCAGcggtaaaacagcagcaaagcgCAGAGCACAGCGTGCGACCTCGGCCTGTCGTGGTCAAGTGCCACCCGGACTCGATGGAGGTCGTGGTGCAGGCCGACATGTTTGATACAGGCCTTCAGGTGGACGGTACACATCTGCGCCTGGGCTCAGATTCACTAGCTGAGGAGAGTGCATGCAGAGCATTCCCGTCAGGAGTTGCTGAATTCACCATCCGGACCAACCTGATTGATTGTGACACTAAACTCTCA TCGACAAAAGAGAAGATTGTTTATTCTAATGTTCTGGTCTACTCACCGGAAGCTTCATCTGATGGCTTGCTTAGACTGGATGGAGCAGCAATTCCAGTTGAATGCCATTATGAAAa GAAATATGCTGTGGATATCGTTTCTCTGCATCCAACCTGGGTTCCTTTTGTCTCCAGGATCTCAGCTGAGGACCAAATAGATTTCAATCTGCGACTCATGACTG ATGACTGGCAGTTTGACAGGGGGTCTTATTCATACTTCTTGGGTGACCCCATTCATTTTGAAGTCTCTGCCGTCATTGGTAACCACATGCCCCTGCGAGTCTATGTTGACTACTGTGTTGCCACAGCAACTCCTGATGCAGAGACAACCTTAAGATATGACTTTATTGAACATTATGG ATGTCTTACTGATGCTTACCTGACAAACTCCATGTCCCGCTTCTTACCAAGAGTTGCGGAGCACAAGCTGAGATTTAAGCTAGATGCCTTCAGGTTTCACCAGGAGCCCAGGAACCAG GTCTACATAACCTGCTACATGAAGGCTGTTCCGGTCACATTAACTGTCAGCTCACAAAACAGGGCCTGCTCTTTAATTGAGAACag ATGGCGGTCAGTTGATGGGAATGACCAGGCATGTAGAAGCTGCAATATATCCCATCAGGTTGAGGAGCCTCCCTCAACAGAAGCCCCTGCAACTACCATCAGCACAAAAGCCTGGTCCACCATGATTTCACAGGAAAGTTTAGTCCAGAGCGGAGATGAACAACATCCAGCCACATATATCCGTTTCCGTCCAGGAATGCAGCAGAgccaacaaaacaaacctcaTCAATCTTCTGCTAGATTAATGAAGAGGGGAGCAGACAATAAAGCAG agaAAACTATGCAGCTGGGACCCCTTATTGTCCTCCCATCCAGCAAATTTGTAACAACACCAACAGATGCCAAAGTGGTGCTTTCACCAAAGAGCAACACCACCTGA